Genomic DNA from Paenibacillus sp. KS-LC4:
GAATTTCTCCCATTTGTTCGGGTCCTCTGTATCCCATACATAGTTCAGGAACTGGCTACCGAACATCCAAGCTGCGCCTGGGTTGTAGTTTTTCGTATTATCAGTGGACTTAATCACTTCATCGCTTACCTTCGTATAGTGATCATTCTCGATACCAAAGTTAAGCAGATTGTTGACATATTTGTCCGAGTGAAGCAAATTGATGAACATCATAGCGCGGGCAGGATCTTCCGAAGTGGAGGAAATGCCGAGCATGGAACCCGCTGTTTCCGAAGTAGCAATCGTCTTCGTATTCAGCTCCAGCTGTGCAAGCTTGCCTGTCATACCCGTTTGGTTCTCAAGCTCTTTATCCTTGCCTGGCTTCAGCGACGAAGTCATCGAGAACACATTGCCTGCTTTCATAGCATCGTAGTTCATCGTTTGGTTCGTTGCTGCGTCGCTGTTGATGTAGCCTTTTTTGAAAAAGTCACGAGTCAGCTTGAGCGTATCCACATAACGGGCTAAATCATAATTAGCTTTAACCGTCGTGCCCTCTTCGTCTTTCAAAATAATACCCGGGATCGACGTATCGCCCAGTGCGTCATAATTGCCGAAATAATGCGAGTTGAACGTCTCGCCGTCTTTCAAATAAAGCGGTGTCAACTCCGGGTGCTTCTCTTTTACAACCTTGTATACGTTGTCAAGATCAGCGATCGTTTTTACTGCGGTCATATCAATGCCCAGTTCATCGGCAATGTCTTTGCGGTAAATGATGCCGCCTTGCGCCGCAAGCTCTTTATTCGTTGGAACGCCGTAGTTTTTGCCGTTGATTTTCGCGCCTTCAAGGAATACAGGATCAAGCGTTTTCAAAATATCTTGGCCATCTGATTTGAGCAAATCGCCTAGCTCTATGAATGCGCCCTTCGCAACGTTAACAGCATGCTTATTCCATTGGGCTGTGAAAATAATATCAACCTTTTGACGCGAAGCGATCATTAGATTGATTTTGTCATCCCACGGACCCCAATCGATCGGCATTAAATCAATAGAAGCATTGATCTTATCCTTTAAATATTCGTTCAGCTTCGCTTCTACCTTTGCTTCATCCGCCTGTGGCGCTCCTGTATACACGAGTTTAATCGTATATGGCTCCAAGGCCGCAGCTCCATTATCTGCTGGTGTTGATTCTGGGCTCGCTGCTGCTTCGGATGTTGCCGGGCTTGCTGCTTCCCCTGCATTGCTTGGTGAAGCATTTCCATTCGTCGCACCACTGCCGCTGGAGCAAGCATTCAGCAATAAAGCAAAAGTGAGCATCGTGGTGGTAACGCCAAGCACTCCCTTATTTGTTCTACTCATATTCCCATTGACCTCCCCAAAAAAATGATAAATCTATGCTTGCACCGGCATTCGTCCGGTTACAGCCCTTAGCAGGCAGAGCCTGCCGTCAGCCTTTTACAGCACCGACGGTCAAACCCTTTACAAAATACTTCTGGAAAAAAGGATAAGCGAATACGATTGGTCCAATACCCATAATCGCCATAGCCATACGCACCGTTTCATTCGGGAAGGAGACGGTGCCCCCTGCCGCAGCAATCGCTGATGCCGCGTTGCTGTTGCTCGCCAAAAACTGAATGTTGAGCAGCATTTTGTACATGAGATATTGAATACTCAGCGTCTTGTCATCGGTTATGAAGACGAGGCTGAGGAACCAATCATTCCAGTAGTTGACGGTGCTGAAGAGCGCAACAGTTGCCAGCACAGGCAGCGAAAGCGGCGTGACGATACGGAAAAATATGAGCATCTCGCTCGCTCCGTCGATTTTGGCCGCTTCGAGAATCGCTACAGGAATCGTCGACTGAAAAAACGTGCGAATGACGAGCACGAAAAACGCAGAGACGAGCAGCGGCAGCACAAGTGCCCAAATGTTATCCCTCAAATTCAGCATGTTCACGTAAACGAGATACCAAGGTACAAGCCCGCCGTTGAACAGCATCGTGAAGAAAATGAAGAAGGTGAAAAACTTGCGATGCGGAAAGTCCGTCCGCGAAATCGGATACGCATACAGCGCCATAATAATGAGGCTGAGAATGGTACCGGCAATCGTTACGAAGATCGTCACGCCGTAAGAGCGCAAAATTTGCTGCCAATCCGTAAACAGAAACTTATAGGCTGTAAAATCGATTTGATTCGGAATGAAGCTGTAGCCTTTCGTCAGCACATCCTGCTCATTCGATAGTGATACCATAACAATTAGAAGAATAGGCAGCAGACAAGCGATCGTATACAGCATAAACCCAATGTTGATAATCGTGTTCGCTGTAGGCGAAATCGCGTTGAACGGGTTCGAACCCGATTTGCTCATTTCAGTTTGCATAATGTTTGTTTCCTCCCGTTTTTATCCATACTCTAAAACAATGCGCTGTCCTTATCGACTCTTCGAACGAACCAATTCGACAGGAATACGAGTATGAAGCCAACCAACGATTGGTATAGCCCCGCTGCTGACGATAAGCCAATATCGCCCATTGCAATAAAGGTTCGGTAAACGTACGTATCAATAACGTTCGTTACCGGGAACAAAGGACCCGACTCGCGCGGCACTTGGAAGAACAAACCGAAATCCGCATAGAATACCCGGCCAATTTGCAGCAGCGTAAGTACGATAATCGTTGGCATAAGCAGCGGAATCGTCACACTTTTAATTTGCTGCCACTTGCTTGCGCCGTCTATCGTTGCCGCTTCGTAATATTCGTCGTCGATGCCGATAATAGCCGCCAAATAAAGCACGGTGTAATAACCGACATTTTTCCACGTATTAATAATCGGCAGCAGGAACGGCCATATTTTTGTCTCGAAATACCATTGCAGCGGCTCAAGTCCAAGCCATTTCATAATAGAAGTGTTAATGAAGCCATGCGTATCATGCAGGAATCCGTACACCAAGTAGCTGACTACAACCATGGATAAAAAATAAGCGAGGAAAATGACCGCTTGATGAAACTTCGCCATCAGCTTGTTTTTCATCTCATTGAGCATAATCGCAAATGCAACTGGCACAATCATGTTCAAAATAATAAACGAAATGTTGTAAAGCAGCGTATTTCTCGTAATAATCCAGGCGTCTGATGTTTTAAACAAATACTTGAAATTGTCGAACCAGACCCAAGGACTATTAATAATCCCATCAGAGTAATTGACATTTTTGAATGCGATGACGGTTCCTAGCATTGGAATATAGTTGTTGAAAATCAAAAACAATACTCCGGGAGCCATCATGACATAGAAGATCCAATATCTTCTCATGTTAGTAGCGAGCGTCATATTTTCATCCTTTCTCCATCCCTCTCTATGTTTAAATTGTAATGAAAAACGGAGCCTCTCATCTATCGGCTCCGTGACTGTATTAACGCTATAATGACTTATTTAAATATGCTGAACCTTTTTACGATATTCCTGCGGGGTGAGGCCCGTCTCTTTTTTGAACAGCTTGGAAAAATGGGAAAAGTTCGAATAGCCGATCATAACCGCAATATCGCTAATTTTCGTATTCGTCTTCTCCAGCTCTTCCCGGGCGCGGGCGATTCGCATTTTGACGAGATAATCCGTCAGCGAATGCCCCGTCTCCCGGCGGAACAGCCGCGACAAATACGCCGGATTTAAATAGACAGCCTCCGCCGCATGCTCGCGGCTGAACTGCTCGTCCAAGTGCTCCTCCATATAACGCTGCACCTTGGCTACGACCTGCGATACGTCCTTGCCAGCCGTTCCGGCATAATCGGTTAGCTGCATGCATACTTGATGCGTCCAGCTGCGCATGCGCGGCAGCGACTTCATAACCTGCTCGCCGGCTTCCCACTCACGCTTGGCGAACACGTCCGTTATAGCGACCCCCTGCTTGCCGAGCCACTGGAATACCATGTTCATAAAGCCGAAATAAAATGAGGCAAGCTGCGTATAATCACCGTTGCTGTGCTGCAAATGGTCAAAATGCTCGTCGATTCGCAGCAGCAGCTCTGCCCGCTTTCCCGGCGCAAGCAGCATCGCCCAATCGGTGAAGGGCAGCGGCTGCGAGGCTACCGATGTGCTCGCCGTCTGGCCGATCTGGCTGCTTTCGAGAATGACGGCGCAAGCCGCATTCACATTGCTGCGCTCCAGATC
This window encodes:
- a CDS encoding carbohydrate ABC transporter permease, which gives rise to MQTEMSKSGSNPFNAISPTANTIINIGFMLYTIACLLPILLIVMVSLSNEQDVLTKGYSFIPNQIDFTAYKFLFTDWQQILRSYGVTIFVTIAGTILSLIIMALYAYPISRTDFPHRKFFTFFIFFTMLFNGGLVPWYLVYVNMLNLRDNIWALVLPLLVSAFFVLVIRTFFQSTIPVAILEAAKIDGASEMLIFFRIVTPLSLPVLATVALFSTVNYWNDWFLSLVFITDDKTLSIQYLMYKMLLNIQFLASNSNAASAIAAAGGTVSFPNETVRMAMAIMGIGPIVFAYPFFQKYFVKGLTVGAVKG
- a CDS encoding ABC transporter permease subunit, translating into MTLATNMRRYWIFYVMMAPGVLFLIFNNYIPMLGTVIAFKNVNYSDGIINSPWVWFDNFKYLFKTSDAWIITRNTLLYNISFIILNMIVPVAFAIMLNEMKNKLMAKFHQAVIFLAYFLSMVVVSYLVYGFLHDTHGFINTSIMKWLGLEPLQWYFETKIWPFLLPIINTWKNVGYYTVLYLAAIIGIDDEYYEAATIDGASKWQQIKSVTIPLLMPTIIVLTLLQIGRVFYADFGLFFQVPRESGPLFPVTNVIDTYVYRTFIAMGDIGLSSAAGLYQSLVGFILVFLSNWFVRRVDKDSALF
- a CDS encoding ABC transporter substrate-binding protein, with the translated sequence MSRTNKGVLGVTTTMLTFALLLNACSSGSGATNGNASPSNAGEAASPATSEAAASPESTPADNGAAALEPYTIKLVYTGAPQADEAKVEAKLNEYLKDKINASIDLMPIDWGPWDDKINLMIASRQKVDIIFTAQWNKHAVNVAKGAFIELGDLLKSDGQDILKTLDPVFLEGAKINGKNYGVPTNKELAAQGGIIYRKDIADELGIDMTAVKTIADLDNVYKVVKEKHPELTPLYLKDGETFNSHYFGNYDALGDTSIPGIILKDEEGTTVKANYDLARYVDTLKLTRDFFKKGYINSDAATNQTMNYDAMKAGNVFSMTSSLKPGKDKELENQTGMTGKLAQLELNTKTIATSETAGSMLGISSTSEDPARAMMFINLLHSDKYVNNLLNFGIENDHYTKVSDEVIKSTDNTKNYNPGAAWMFGSQFLNYVWDTEDPNKWEKFKEFNQNAKVSPGLGFVFDGESLKAEIGAVVNVDKQYLTALETGSVDVDKVLPEYAAKLKSAGIEKIIAEKQSQFDKFLASK